AGCATATCCTATCAGGAAGCTGATACCAGCCACGCTGAAACTGAGTACAGCCATTTCTGTAAACCGCTTTCGGAAGCTTTCACCACGGGCTACGGAATAATAGTAGTTGAAAAGGGCAATGATGATAAGTGCCATGGTCAGCATCACTCCCAAAGCTACGATTACATTGCTGATCAGTATAAACGGAGTAACCAGTGACACTACCGTGATCAGATAGGCGATTCCTGTATATACAGCTGCTTTTACCGGATGTTTCTTATCATCCCCTTCCGATTTGGTAGAAAGATATTCGGAAGATGCCATTGACAGTGCAGCGGCTATCCCTGTGATACTGCCGGTCAGTGCTATCAGTTTACTGTCACTCAAGGCAAGTGTGAAACCTGCCAGTGCACCTGTAAATTCAACCAGCGCATCATTAAGTCCCAGTACGACCGATCCCATATATTCCAGCCGTTCTTCATTGATTAGTGAAATCAACTTTTGCTCGTGCACTTCTTCTTCATGTGCCAGCCGTTGTAGGTCCGGTATATGGGCATATTTATCATAATTATTATGGGCATTTTCCTCACTGGACTCCATTAATTTGATGGCGAATGTGATACCTAGTATGCGTGCCAGAAAGTAGAAACGGGCGATACGCTTATAGTCCGGACCGATTTCTTTTCCTGTATATTTCTTGAGGATAGCGTAATGCGACTTTTCTTCTGCTGCTATCAGTCGGAGCGTTTTGCGGTTATTCTCGTCTTTTTCGATAGATGCGAGCCGTTCATATAAGATGCTTTCTGTTATCTCGTTTCGTTGAAAGCGGGTGAATTCGGCAATATCCTGTTGGGTTGGAATCATTTCTTTATTTTTTTGGTCGCGCAAAGATACAATAAAAAGACAGAATTCTTTTTGCCTTGCCGGACAGCACAATAAAATTTATTATAAGTTTATATTTTATTGGAATATAGATGCTTTCCTGTTACACCGGATTCGTCTTGCGCCTCAGCCACCAGTAACGGATGAAGAGTACGCCGGTCAGGATCAGTGCGATGGACAGTCCTGTGTAGAAGACAGATATAAAACTTTCGGGCAACAGGTGGAAGCTGCGGATGGTGATGCCCATACAGATCATAAAGATCATGACGATCCAGCTTTTGACATCGAAGAAGGAGAAAGGGCAGTTCTTCTGTTCCTTTTTCCGTTCGATCCTTTGAGTATGCTTGTAATAGAGTCTTTTGAAGATTAATACGAAGAACAGCAGAAAGACGATGGTTGCTTCTCCTATCTTGAACATCCAGCCTTCGGAGTTATTAAGCCATGTAACGATGCCTATTCGCAAGATATTGGCACCGGCGATAATCCAGACGGTGCCTGCTGTGATAAGTAAGATTTCTTTGTTAACTCCGTATTTCATGTTTCCCTTTTTTTGTATTAAACGGTTTACTGCTCCGTTTTGTTGACTCACTTCTTCGACAAAGTTGTAATTAGTAAAGAAATGCAGGTCAGTGTAGCTCCAATTCCAATAACACCATGCCATCCGTACAATTGCCAGAATGTACCCGCAAGGAAGGTTCCCAGGGAACCGCCGACGAAGTAGGTCGTCATGAAAATTGTATTGATGCGGTTGGAGGCTCGGGGTGACAGTTCGAAGATACTGGTCTGATTACTGAGCTGGATGCACTGCATACCTATGTCGATGATGATAATTCCCAGAATGATACCAAGGTAGGTGTTTTCTCCGACGAAGAAGAGTAGCCATGAAAAGAGGATCAGTCCGCAACCGATGAAGTTGAAGCGGCGGACACCCACTCTCTTTACGTATTTCCCCACAAAGGAGGCGGTTAATGCTCCCGCCACACCGCATAATCCCAGCAAACCGATGATGTCGCTGTTGGCATGAAAGGGGGCTTGCCCCATCTTGAAGGCAAGGCAGGACCACATGGCAAGAAGGGAACCGAAGTTTAACGCCGCACGAATGGAATAAATGCGCAGCTGCGGAAACTCTTTCACCAAAGCCAGCAGGGATTTCATCAGGTCGCCGTACTTGCCCCGGAAGTTGGTCTGAATATCGGGAAGGACTTTGAGCACGACAATCGCGCAGACGAACATCATGGCTGCGGCGATGTAATACATTTCGCGCCATCCGAACAGTTCGCCGACGAATCCGCTGACCACCCGTGAAGCAAGGATTCCGGTCAGCAAGCCCGATAGGACGATCCCGACATTCCTGCCTTTGTTTTCCGGACGGGAGAACTGGGCGGCTATGGGAATGAATATCTGCGGAATCATGGAGCAGGCTCCCGTGAAGAACGAAGCAAGGAGTATCAGATGGATATTATCTGCCAAAGCAATCGTCAGCAGGGAGAATATCAGGACAAAGAAATTGACAAGGATAATCTTTTTCCGCTGATACAAATCACCTAAGGGAGTGATAAACAAGAGTCCCGCTGCATAGCCTATCTGTGTGACCATGGCAATCAGGTTGGTACGGAATTCTGATATGCCAAGTTCATGGCGTATCATATTTAGCAGCGGTTGGATATAATAGATGTTGGCTACCGAGACTCCTGCCACAATGGCGAGCGTCCACAGGATGGATGCCGGCAGACCTCCGTTTTCTTTCAATGACTGTTTCATGCCGCAAAGATAATGAATATCACTCAACAAAGAAAGTGGTGGAGATGGTATTTCCTTCACCGTCTACTGCCGTCAGCGAATGTTTGCCGGCGGCGGGTTGCAGGGAGATTTTGTGAAAGTCCTGTGTCTGGGCTTGGTAGGTCTCGTCAAGATGCCAGAAAATGGTAGCATTAGGATTGCTGTGCGCCAGTTCTACAGTCAGGAAACCTTTGCTGCCATCCAGTTGCTTGGGCAGTTTGATGCGTGCGTTCATCGGAGGATAGATAAATTGCATCGGCTGGAAAGTATCTTCTCCGCATCCGGCTTTGAAAGGAGGCAGCGGTTTATACTCCGGATGATGTTGTTTGTAATACCATTCCCATACGGGTGGCAGTGTGAACCAGCTTTTCTGAAGCGTAGGCTCCGTGTTGGCGCAATTTTCATAAATACGCTGGCTTTCATCGGCTGATAAAGTGACGAGGTGGTGATAGGGGCATGCCTCTGTCCGCAGTCCTGCCGGTAAAACAAGAAGCGTGTCCGTTTCATCACAGAACCGTCCTTTCAGATGTCCCGATTTCCGGCAGACCTCTGCTTCGACAAAGATGCCCGTAGGGCGTGTAAACCACGAAGAGGCGGGAAGCAGATTAAAAATATCGAATAGTACGGGACCCGCTGTCTGTGCACCCACCAGTCCGGGCTTTCCTTCTCCGGTGGCATTTCCTACCCATACGCCGACTGCATAGCGGGGCGTAACACCCACCGCCCAAGCATCCCGGAATCCGTAGCTTGTTCCGGTTTTCCATGCAATGGTCTGCATGGAAGGAATGGATTTCCAGTCAATCTCTTCGGGACGGTTGACTTCTTTCAAGGCATCGAATGTCTGCCATACGGCGCCTGGCTGAAAAGGATCGGTTGATTCTGTGATTCGGCTTGTCGGGAGCAACAGGCTGCAAGACCTTTGCGGCAGTTGCAACAAACTGCGTCCCATCATTGCATATGCGTTTGTTACATCCCATAAAGTGGCTTCCGCTCCTCCCAGAATAAGTGATAAACCATAGTGGGAAGAAGAACGGTTGATGGTTTTTAGCCCGATCTGTTGCAGGAAGCTATGAAACTTCGGGACTCCGTATCTTTGCAGCATCGTGACTGCGGGAATATTTAATGAACGCGCGAGAGCTTCCGAAGCGGGAACAGCTCCTTCGAACTGCATACTGAAATTCTGTGGCGTAAATCCGTTGATATTGACAGGTACGTCCGGCAGCAACATATCCGGCAGTAAACTTCCTTCCTGTAACATCGCGTAATATAAGAAAGGTTTGAGAATACTGCCCGTACTTCTCGGAGCCTGAATGACGTCCACTTGATTTCCTCCCTGCTTTTGGTCGAAATGGACGTTGCCGCAGTATGCCACCACTTGATTGCTCGGAATGTCAATCACCAGAATGGCCAGATTACGAATATCACTTCGCCTGAATTCGTTGCTCCATCGTTCCGCCAGGTCTTCTATCTGAGTCTGAATGCCCTTGTTGATGGTCGAACGGGAGTATTCGCCGTTTCGTTCCTGATAGAACCGGCTGACCAGATACGGTGCGATCTGTGGGAGCGGATGAGGCTCATCGGGAAGTGGCTCGCTGATAGCCAGTTCGTAGGTAGACGAATCGATGGTTTTCTTTTCGAGAAGCTGTTTCAGCAGGCGGTTTCGCTTGTCAAGCAGCGTTTTTCGTCCTTTGGACAGATGAATCATGGCGGGCGCGTTGGGAAGAACGGCAAGCATGGCAGACTCCGCCCACGATAGGTCATCGGCAGAATGTCCGAAGTAGCGCCATGCGGCGGCATCCAGTCCCACTACATTTCCTCCGAAAGGGGCATGGGAGATATACATGGAAAGAATTTCTTCTTTGGAAGCGCGAAATTCCAGGCGGGTGGCCCAGATCATTTCAATCAGTTTCTCACGGAAGGTGCGCGATTCGTTCCGTGCCAGGCGGATGGTCTGCATGGTCAGCGTACTGCCTCCGCTTACGATGCGTTTATTCTTCACATTCTGATAGAAAGCTCTTCCGATAGCGAACGGATTGACTCCCCAATGGTGATAGAAATGTTTGTCTTCGAAAGTAATGAGGCATTCCTTGATCTTTTCCGGAGTCGTGTTTCGGGGAGGAAATCTCCATTGGCCGTCGGAGGCGATGCGTGCACCCAGCAGTTCCTCGTTCCGGTCCGTCACTACTGTGGAGTAGGGGACATGAAAAAGGTGGCGGGGAAGACAAAAGATATATCCTGTCACCAAAAAAGCAAGAATACAAAGTATTACTTTTTTGGTGACGGACAATCGTTTGAAGAAATTCAAGATTTTGCTTCCCATGCACTTATGCTATCTGTCAATGCTGTCTTATTGTTCAGAGTCTTGTCAGCGGCTGACAGTCGTTCTTCCCGCTTTGGTGCGTGCCTGTACCGCTGCGTCGTACATAGCTTCGCACTGAATGGCCGGAAGAATAAAGTTACCTGCATAAGTTGCCTGCAACCTTACGGTAAATGTTTTCGATTCACCCCGTCGCAGGTCGAAATAAGTCAATACCCGGTCATCACGAATATCTTTATAGGTATACTTACCGGCTGAACTTTCCGGAACATTCGCCTCATTGGTACTGGAAGAGGACACTTCCGGAACAATCATCCGTTCATTATATATTTCCCATCCGGACGGTATGATATGCGTCAGTGCCAGATTGCTGTAATCGGAAGTACCGCTGATATTGGATAGGGTGACCGCAGACATAAAGTCCGTTCCCTGTCTGATGTCTTCCACGGAAAATCGGTGAACCTGCCCTATCTGTGTATTTCACATCCAGCCGGATATTATCGGCAATGGCTGGCAGCGTATCATTCAGCAATTGGGTACGTGTAATCAGGTCTACACTCAATGCTCCTTTGCCCTTGTTCTTCACAGAGACTGTTCCCGATTTCGGAGAAGTAGCTATCTCCTTTTCAAATACGGCTTTAGCAGATTTCACGGCGGGCTGTTGCTTGCCGTTCCAGTTCCATGTGAAATCCAGTGTACCGGATAATTGCTCCGCAAGGCGTCCCATTGCCATCAGGGCAAAGGCGGTAGACTGCGTGCTGAACCAGTTTTCCTGTGCCAGATTCTGTGATACCTTCTTAGCCTGTTGCAACGCATCCCGATCCCGCTTCATCAGAATGAGCGTTTCCAGAATCATTGCTTCATCCCGGTCGGACGAACCGTAAATCAGGTTCATGGAAGAATAAGGAATGACGGTCGTTTCTGCGTTGTATACTAATTCTCCGGCAGGTTTCATCTTACCGGTCAGCGCATAGGCGGCTGCCAGTCTCCATTTGGCTTGGATGGAGAGTCCCGGCTGTTCCTTCATGCGGTTCATGGCTCCGTATTCCGGTGCACCGGCCAGTGCAAGGGTATAGAGGCGGAAGGCCTGCTGCAATTCCGATTGCCATATCTGCCAGTTGCTTGCTTCCTGCGGCATACGCCAGTTTTGGGCGGCGGCACGCTGGAAGCGTTTCCATTTGTTCAGTACGTTCGGATGAACGGCATACCCTTTTTCTTGTGCCAGTGTCAGGAACATACCCGTGTAAGAAGTGATCCATTCGTCGGCGACGGCGTTGCCCGGCCAGTATACAAATCCGCCGTTGGGAAGCTGGCGGGCATATATCTGCCGGATAGCTTCCTGTACATTCGTCTTTATTTTCTCGGCCTCCTGTTCGTCCACCGCCTTGAACTGGGAGACGAATAAGAGAGGTAATGCTTTGGAAGTCAGTTGCTCTGTGCAATGATGCTGATAGTTGTATAAGAAGTCGAATCTACGGCTGATGTCTACCGACGGAATGCGGGAGACTTCCAGTTGCACCTGATTGTTAGCCGAAGAAGAACCTGCCAGTGTGTATGACAGTTCGGCCTCCTGACCGGCTTCTATCCATTGGCTGTTGCGTAAGGTAACCACCGGATTCGGATTCCGGACTTCTATTTCGATCGTTTCTTTTGTCTGCTGTCCGTTGCCGCTTGCCGTCAGGTGGATGGTTGCCTTTCCGGTTTTGCTGCCTGTTTTCAGAGTGAAGTATGCCAGTTGGTCACCCGGCTGGTCAAAAGTGAGTGACTGCTGGCGATTGCCCGTGATCTGTACGCCTGCGCCGGATGCTTCCAGCGATACGGTCACGTTCTTCACTTGGTTCTCCATAGCGAATACATTTACCGGAACGGTAATTTCTTCCTGCGTACTCAATACACGGGGCAGAGTAGACAACAGCATGAGCGGTGTCCGCACAAATGCAGTCTTTTCCGCATTTCCGTAAGCGCCGTCCTGTCCGGCAACTACCATCGCACGTACAGAACCCACATACATCGGAAGCTTCAACGTATGTGTCTGTTGCTTACCTTTTGCGAGATAGAAAGGACCGATGAATTTGACCACCGGTTTGAAACGGTTGGCTTTGGCATCTGCCGGTTTCAGCGAGGCATCTCCACCCGTGCTGAACAATGAACTGTAACGTCCGCCGGAAGCACCCAGCACATCGTCGTACATATCCCATGTACGGATGCCGAGAGCCTCGCGTGCATAAAACTCGTTCCACGGGTCGGGCGTCTTGAAGTTAGTCAGATCGAGCAGACCGTCATCCACAATCGCCAGTGTATAAGTCATCGGTTTTCCGCTTTTCTCGCTGACAGTCACGTTAAAGTCAGTTTCCGGACGCAGCACTTCCGGCATCTTGATCTGCGGTTGCAGAATCGTCTGACGGTTGGTCACAAATACCGGAGCAATGCCGTACATACGGATCGGCAGATCATTGACTGTCTGCGCATGAGGCTGCAATAGGCTGATATGCAGATAAACATTCGGAGCCATTTCCGGTGTAATCTTGAAGGTGAGTTTCGTATCTCCCTGATCGGACACTTCGAGCCATTGCTGCTGCAAGACGGTCGAACCGTTTTCGAGGGATACCAGCGCACGTCCTCCGGCGGCTGCGGGAATGATTGCCGTGGCTGTTTCTCCTATCTCATAAGAATCTTTGTCCAGTGAGAAAGCAAGCATCTTGATGCCGCTCGGGTCTGTCTTGTTCGAACGTCCGCGCCAGTCGGGCCAGTCGATGTAGACGGTTCCTCCGGTGGCGTGTCCGCTTTCACGGTCTTTCACGTACACCAGATAGCGTCCCCAATCCGGATAATTGATGCGGAACTTGAAGGAGGCTTTTCCTCCTGTGGTCTGCAGGTTACCACTGGCAACGGGAGTGATGGAACTGTTGTTGATATAGGTTCCGAAAGACTCTTCACCGTTTTCCCACCACCAGCTCCAGCTGATCCGGTAGATTTTATATTCCAGATTGGAACGGTTCACCGGCTGTCCCTGATCGTTGACCGTCACGATATCAAACACATGATCTTTGTCTGTTTCGATATACTTTCCTTTCGGCTGGTTCAGATTGATGCCCACATACGATGTGAACGGAGAGAAGGGAACAGTCTGCGAGTAGATGCTTGCATCTCCTCCCGGTTCGAAGACACGGGTGGTGAGCGTTGCATTCAGCATACCCGGAGCACCCGTTGCTACCGGAAGCTGTATGTTGACGCCTGCTCTTCCTTCCGCATCCAGTACCCCGTTGAACACATCCGCCCGGACGGTCGTAAAGTCCGTTGCCGGATTGTTGAACAGGTATTGTCCGTAGTTCTTGAACTGCGTATTGACTTTCGATAAGGACATTTCGACCTTTGCTTTCAGTCGCGATGCGGTGGCTCCCGTCAGCCATGAAGAAGTAAGCGGGGCATATACGTCTTTGCTCGAAGCCTGAAGGATGGTTGGCAAAGCCAGCGTAATCTTCAGACGGTTCGGCTTGATGGTTTCGATGCGCAGACTCTTGTGGAAAGCGGTTCCTCCTACTTTCACGTAGGCATTCCATAATCCGGTGGGATCGTCGGCTTGCGTGGGCACGGCAAATGTATAGAATCCGTTTGTCCCCTGGGTAGAGATCATTTTGGTATAGAACTGTCCTCTTGGATTGTAAATCTCCAATGCTACCGGATGTTTGTCCGGAATACGTTTCTCACGGTCTTCCAGCATGAAAGAAATATGCAGTGTATCTCCCGGACGCCATACGCCTCTCTCGCCATAGATAAATCCTTTCAGACCTTTCTGAATGTCTTTTCCTCCCACATCGAACCGGCTGACCGACTGCTCCTCGCCATCGACCACGCGTACATACGCCTTTTGCTTGTCCGCTTCGGCCACCGCTATGAAAGGAACTCCCTTCGGAGTGATTTCTACCAGCCCTTCACCGTTCGTCTCTCCCTTTCCAATCGGCTGAAGCTGGAAGTTATAAATCGTCACTTGTGCTTTCGCTACCGGTTTCGTATCCAAAATGTTATTTACTGCAATCCACAATTTATTCAGTGAATTACGTTTCACAATCATTCCCAGATTGGAGGCAAGGATATTGCAGGCGGCTATCCGGTCGGAATTCATATAGTAGGACGGATGGCAGGGGTTATCCCGTTCTGTCCATCGGTACTGACTCCAGTCCATCGGTACGCTGCCATTATAATAATAGTATGTTTCCGGAGTGTCCCATACTGCTTCATCGTCTTCCGACAATGTCTCTCCGCTGACTTTGGTCAGGTTGTCGGAAGACTTGTTGTCCGCAAACTGCATTTCCTTGTTTTCACTTCCCCCGCAAGGATAAGCGGAGTATTCCTGGCGGAACGAGAGGATGACACGGTAAATGGCTCCCGGCTCCTGATGAATCAATCCGGCAAGGTCTATCGAATAGTCTTCCCAGCGGTGCACATCTTTGGAAGAATCTTTCGCCAGCCACAATGTCTTCTTATAAACCAGTCTTCCCGAACGGCGCAATTCATTGGCTGAGGAGAGCGAGTTGTTCTGCATGAACATCAATACGTTGTTTTCGAAAATACGGATCACGCTCAAATCCACCGCATATAGATTGACGGCACGGAAGGGGATGATCAGACTTTTCGAATCGGGCAGGATAGCGGCGGAAGTAGCCATTTCTACCTGCGGTTTCAGGTTCAGTTCGCTGAATGAGATGGAGTGGGAAGTGCCCAGCGGTTTGTCCTGGCTGTTTCTTATTCCTTCATGGATATTCAGCGTCAGTTTGTTCAGTTTGCCGGTTTCGAAGTAAACGAATACTTTATTTTCTTTGATCTGGAAAATAGAGGAAGAAACTTCCGGAACGTCGATGAGTCCTTTCAAATCCTGTGTGTTGGATACAGGGTCGGAGAATATGATTTCAATTCCGTTTTCCGGTTGGTCGATGCGTACGGCGGACAGGAAGCGGAAACTGTTCTTTGCCGGGATCAGAATACTTTTGTTTTGGGTACGGTCGATGCCTGCCGGATTGCCTTTGGCGGTAATTTCCAGTTGGTAATCTTCCGCTTCTTTGATTATCTGACTGATGCTAAATGCGTATCGGGTCGGGTGATCTGTCTGGGTGATTTCAATCGGATAGCTTTTGTTCTTTTCGCTTCCGGCTGTGAGCATTTTCTCTACTTCCTCTTTTTTCACTACATCGCTGAAACGTATTTCACCCGTTACGGTCACTTGGTCGGGCTGGGTGGCTGTGACGGTTATCGGATCGGTATGAATACTAAAGTTTCGTTCCTGCACGCGGAAGGAGAAGTTGAATTCTTCCAGCTTTTTGTCTACATCGACGAAATCTCCCAGGTGGAAGGTTCCTTCGTAAAAGGCACCTGGTTTCAGTGCCCCTTCTTCGGGGACAAATTCAATGGTATTGTTGCTGACCCAATACGTTTTTCCTTTCAATGAAGGAGAGAAACTGAACGGATTGTCTTTCAGTTCCTGATTCAGGTCTACCATCGGCTGGTCCTGTGTCAGCTCTATGCGTATCGTTGAGTTTTGCGAAATCACTCCTCCCGTATAAGCATTGACGTATGGAGCGTATTCGGCAGAAGGAATAATGTCTTTCTGATTACTTTTACAGGACGAAAATCCCGCAATTACTGTCAAAAGAATCAAGAATAGTCCGGCAGCAGCGCTGCATCTGGTTTTAATTTGTCCCATAGCGATGAGTTTTTATGATTCAACAAACAAATATACAGTTTTTATGGAAGATTTCTCTTAAATCTGCTTACTTTTGTACATTCAAATCATGTATTTATGGGAAGAAAGCAAGAATATAAAGAGACGAATTTGGAGTTCTTGAAAGAATTGTCATCGCAGGAAGGTGTTTATGCCTTGCCTTGCGGCATCTATTATAAGGTTTTGGAGACCGGTACGGGGACTGTTTTTCCTAATGTGCGGAGTATTGTTACCGTTCATTATAAAGGGAGTCTGATTAACGGTCGGGTGTTCGATAATTCTTATGAACGTAATTGTCCGGAAGCTTTCCGCCTCTGCGATGTAATAGATGGTTGGCAACTGGCGCTCCAACGGATGCGTGCGGGAGATAAATGGATCATCTATATACCTTACACGATGGGATACGGAACCCGTGCATCCGGTCCGATTCCGGCTTTTTCGACATTGGTATTTGAGGTAGAGCTTTTGGGAGTTGCATAACTAACGAAGAAAGATATGAAAGTGGAAATAAGAAGCAAAGTGGTGATATTGCTATGTATCGTTCTGGCAGTTTTTTCTTCCTGTATCACGGACGATGATGATGATAGGGGAGACTTTGCTCTTGTTGCCGGTGACGCCCTTCCTCAGTTTTCGGTAGAGATGAGTGATGGGGGAGTGTTGAATACGCAGTCATTTAGCGGGAAGGTTGGAGTGATTGTCTTTTTTCATACGGATTGTCCGGATTGTCAGAAAGAACTTCCGGTTATTCAGA
This sequence is a window from Bacteroides thetaiotaomicron VPI-5482. Protein-coding genes within it:
- a CDS encoding VIT1/CCC1 transporter family protein, which gives rise to MIPTQQDIAEFTRFQRNEITESILYERLASIEKDENNRKTLRLIAAEEKSHYAILKKYTGKEIGPDYKRIARFYFLARILGITFAIKLMESSEENAHNNYDKYAHIPDLQRLAHEEEVHEQKLISLINEERLEYMGSVVLGLNDALVEFTGALAGFTLALSDSKLIALTGSITGIAAALSMASSEYLSTKSEGDDKKHPVKAAVYTGIAYLITVVSLVTPFILISNVIVALGVMLTMALIIIALFNYYYSVARGESFRKRFTEMAVLSFSVAGISFLIGYALKTFTGIDA
- a CDS encoding MFS transporter; the encoded protein is MKQSLKENGGLPASILWTLAIVAGVSVANIYYIQPLLNMIRHELGISEFRTNLIAMVTQIGYAAGLLFITPLGDLYQRKKIILVNFFVLIFSLLTIALADNIHLILLASFFTGACSMIPQIFIPIAAQFSRPENKGRNVGIVLSGLLTGILASRVVSGFVGELFGWREMYYIAAAMMFVCAIVVLKVLPDIQTNFRGKYGDLMKSLLALVKEFPQLRIYSIRAALNFGSLLAMWSCLAFKMGQAPFHANSDIIGLLGLCGVAGALTASFVGKYVKRVGVRRFNFIGCGLILFSWLLFFVGENTYLGIILGIIIIDIGMQCIQLSNQTSIFELSPRASNRINTIFMTTYFVGGSLGTFLAGTFWQLYGWHGVIGIGATLTCISLLITTLSKK
- the pbpC gene encoding penicillin-binding protein 1C — translated: MGSKILNFFKRLSVTKKVILCILAFLVTGYIFCLPRHLFHVPYSTVVTDRNEELLGARIASDGQWRFPPRNTTPEKIKECLITFEDKHFYHHWGVNPFAIGRAFYQNVKNKRIVSGGSTLTMQTIRLARNESRTFREKLIEMIWATRLEFRASKEEILSMYISHAPFGGNVVGLDAAAWRYFGHSADDLSWAESAMLAVLPNAPAMIHLSKGRKTLLDKRNRLLKQLLEKKTIDSSTYELAISEPLPDEPHPLPQIAPYLVSRFYQERNGEYSRSTINKGIQTQIEDLAERWSNEFRRSDIRNLAILVIDIPSNQVVAYCGNVHFDQKQGGNQVDVIQAPRSTGSILKPFLYYAMLQEGSLLPDMLLPDVPVNINGFTPQNFSMQFEGAVPASEALARSLNIPAVTMLQRYGVPKFHSFLQQIGLKTINRSSSHYGLSLILGGAEATLWDVTNAYAMMGRSLLQLPQRSCSLLLPTSRITESTDPFQPGAVWQTFDALKEVNRPEEIDWKSIPSMQTIAWKTGTSYGFRDAWAVGVTPRYAVGVWVGNATGEGKPGLVGAQTAGPVLFDIFNLLPASSWFTRPTGIFVEAEVCRKSGHLKGRFCDETDTLLVLPAGLRTEACPYHHLVTLSADESQRIYENCANTEPTLQKSWFTLPPVWEWYYKQHHPEYKPLPPFKAGCGEDTFQPMQFIYPPMNARIKLPKQLDGSKGFLTVELAHSNPNATIFWHLDETYQAQTQDFHKISLQPAAGKHSLTAVDGEGNTISTTFFVE
- a CDS encoding FKBP-type peptidyl-prolyl cis-trans isomerase translates to MGRKQEYKETNLEFLKELSSQEGVYALPCGIYYKVLETGTGTVFPNVRSIVTVHYKGSLINGRVFDNSYERNCPEAFRLCDVIDGWQLALQRMRAGDKWIIYIPYTMGYGTRASGPIPAFSTLVFEVELLGVA